The Lachnospiraceae bacterium KM106-2 nucleotide sequence TCCCAGCTCCATGATCTGATTAATATGCTTCGGTTCATTAGTCAGCAAGTGTAATATTTTCTCTTCCTTTTCATTAAGATTGATCTGATCACACGCAATATCTTTTTTATCACATTGGATATGATAATACTCCAAAATATCATCTGGAGAGCTCACCATGGTTCCTCCCATCTGGATCAACTTGAGACACCCTTGACTTCTATCATCGGTAACTCTGCCTGGAATAACAAATACATCTTTCCCCTGTTCTAGCGCAGTATCTACCGTAATAAAAGATCCGCTCTTCACTCTGGCCTCGATTACAAGTACTGCTTGACTCATCCCACTGATCAACCGGTTTCGCATCGGGAAGTTCCCCGCCCTAGGAAGGGTTCCTGGAGCATATTCTGACAGTACTCCGCCCCTTTGAATTAACTGCTGATATAGCTCCCAATTCTCAATCGGATAGCAATAATCCACACCGCATCCAAGAATGGCTGCCGAATAACCTCCTCCTTCTAATGCACCCCTTTGACTGTACCCATCAATCCCTCTCGCCATACCGCTGATCACATTCATTCCTGCTCTCGCTAATTTCCTCCCAAAATACAACG carries:
- a CDS encoding rossmann fold nucleotide-binding protein Smf possibly, whose product is MNSGLTRKQMWYWLCNIRGIGLKKRKCLIDYFGDIESVYHAADYERDGLLSLNKADKERILQSKCPDTIKTSFDKLASDQIHFTTQEDEEYPKLWKELYDAPYGFYYKGRLPLCDKLSIAIVGARDASIYGQEMALYFGRKLARAGMNVISGMARGIDGYSQRGALEGGGYSAAILGCGVDYCYPIENWELYQQLIQRGGVLSEYAPGTLPRAGNFPMRNRLISGMSQAVLVIEARVKSGSFITVDTALEQGKDVFVIPGRVTDDRSQGCLKLIQMGGTMVSSPDDILEYYHIQCDKKDIACDQINLNEKEEKILHLLTNEPKHINQIMELGKLSLGETMGELVQLELKSLIYQPVKNYFALKI